The sequence TACAATAGAGAGGACAAAGTTGTATGGGGCTTTAGAATTCTTAAGTGTCCCAAAAAATGGTGAAACTGACTCCGGATTGAACTAAGATCAAAGTAATGTCTGAAGTAGGGCTTTAAGGTTAACTTTTTAAGGGAAAAGAAGGCTGAAGCAGGGGGACCCCTTATCCAATTTTTAACCTCACATTGGAAGTAATCATAATGTTTGTTCTATAACTGGATGCATATGCAGACAACATTGTATTACTAGCCAGATCCCGGGGGAAGTTGGGAAAAGTCTATAATAGATTGGAAAaggaatcaaaaagatttatcCTCAGAATGAATGACAAAAAGATTAATACGTGGAAATGGGAATGTAAATTAAAAACCAGGGGGAAAACAGACCTTTCAAGAAAACGaggaatatatttaaaaagttgaatCCTTCGACTAACTGGGTAGTAAAACAACGGTATTCTTGAATGAGATTCTTAAAGGAAAACGAATTCTCCAAAGCAGTAAAAAACGATAATTAGGCCAACTGTACTGTATGGGTGTGAGTTCTGGGTACTAACCCTGAAGagagctaaaaaaatataaatgtggGAGTCAAAAGTactccgaaaaaaaaaaactggggGACGTGAAAATGAACAATGAGTCATGAAGAAGAAGGGttgagttgaaaaatatatagaataagCCCAATATTACGAAAGAAGTCAGACCCTAAAAGGCCAAGGGGGAAttgatagaaaaagaaatggatAGGAGAGGTAACATCTGATTTGAGAAGAGTTGGAATAACTGATTAAAGAGAAAGAACAGAAGACAGAAACGGATAGAAAggtattataaaaacataaaaaacgaaTACAAGCAGTTAAATTGAGAGGGTCTGAGGTTCGTTAGTTTTTTTGTGGTTTGGAAGAGGAccttatttctttatttgtctTTATACTAATATACATCTGAGGATTTGCAAATTATCGACGAGCAAATATGAGTTGATCAGCTGAAGTAGGACTTGTTTTCaaagttgaaagaaaataagataattcaaaatattttaataatcgaaaattatacaaatccatttgaaaatataagaaattgaaaaatgtaaattatgtatataaatatctgttaaaaaaaaacaatttttcacctttttattatttattcttctttttcgagATACCCCACAAAACACGCCGAGTGGGTACACTCTCTACAGtttaagttaaaataataatggtatTAAAGGCACTATTCCCATATCAAGGCTAATATTAATAGCAATGAACTCGAATGGGTTTaatacttaaataaaaaataatttcctctTAAATCCACTAAAAATTGTTGCATCAATAAGGTTAATTAATTATCGATAGTAAAACATAATCTGTTAACaggaaatttcttaaaaatgattCGCGTCTGCTTTGGAAAGGTCTAATAAGGCTTTGTAAAAACTTTGCGGTTCTGAAAATCTCTCTACCCAAGATTGCACCAAACCTTCCAAAGATGcatcataatatttcaattttacagCATTTTCTTCAACTGAAGTATTCACTTGCACAAACATTTTTCTGGCTTGTTTGTTTGCCAACACTATAGAcctaaaatataaacaaattcgttaaaaattgttaatcaataatacatttaacaaaaaatggttCTATAATTGAATTACTGGAATAACCTAAAATGAAATcgttgaattataaattttccttcaaattttcttcactgGTTTTTGTTAAGACGTGCAAAAGAATTATGAAATTTAGTAAAATCGTAGAAGAGCAGCTGGTAAATTCAGGAAGGACGGGATAAGAAATGGCAGAATAAGGGAATCAGACACATTTTAATCGATAACATCAAAACCAAATAACTCACCTGGTATAGTCATGTAAAAAGGTCAGAGAACAGAATACCTAAAGTGGACACCACAAGGAAATAAAGAGGAAGACCATGGAAGCTGGAGACATACAATATCCTAACCTCCAACTTAACCAAGGTTCCAGGACATCACAAGaaaaaagaggaagaagaagaccACTGAGAAGCTGAAAAGAGGGCATAGAAGGATAGAGATAGATGGCGGTTAGAATATCGGATGTATTCGGTAAACATTGTAAACTGATAtgtattcaaagaaaatatgtatGAGAAAAACACTTCATGTATTCCATCATCAAAGTATCCTTACCTCCAACTCAACCAAGGTTCCTTTACTTCTGCGTAATGATTGTATAGAGCTTGAGCTTTTTCCAAATCGCCCGTTGCTTTATAAACTTGTAGCTGCAAAAGAAATTGTCCGATAGCGATTCTACCAGCACCTTTAATAGCCGAACGATCTAAAGTTACCAAGAGATCAGTTTCGGTAGGTTGAGTAACTGATGCTACTCCAGCTTGAATTAAAACCCTAGCCAAAACAAAACGCGCCTGAAAAGATATTAGATTATTAGTAAGATATTAGATTATTATAGATTATatagatatgagaaaaaaaactaACTTGTGCGTGCGCTTGTAACCATCCTCGACCGGGTTCCCATAGTTCAAGTCCCTTACCAGCCCCCGCCCAAACCAAAGACAACCAATTCACATAAGTAACGATATCCGCTTGTTCGCCTTCGTGACCGAATATCTTTAAAACGTTTGGTTCGAGACTTAAATACAGTCCTACTGCTTCCGCTCGACATTCTTCGTAACTTGAGCTTAGGGGTCCGAATTTGGTGTCGTACGTATCGCCTGGTTCGTAGAAAGAAGAAGGTGGTTTGCCTGTTAAGGGGTCTAATAAAGTCGAAGGAAAATTAAAGGTGCCGTCAAGTTCTTTTCTCAACAATTTTCCAGAACCGTGTCCAAGAAGTTCGTGGAGTCCTACCTAGttaattaaaagaatttttattaaatcgcCTTAGAAGTTGCTGGTAAATCTTGAATAATTTACTATACATTCAATATATAGAAAGTCTGACAATCCATAGAGCTATATactaattaaaatatacttcttgACCCGAGACACTCACGTTATGAGCATCTCCCATAcgttgaatttcaaatttaatgatttatttatctatGGTCCTCGATAGTTGAGTTCTAAGGTACATTTTTAACGAACTTTGCGAATAGCGGTTGCCACCCACTGCACTACGCCCCTCAAAGAGCCTTGGCCTCGTCCACACATTCCCCCAGTCATCACGGTCCAACTCTCCACCCCCTTACACCTAGCTCCCGAAGATCCTCTTCGACATCAACCACCTATCGTTTTCGCGGTCACCGACCCTCAGGCTTTGTGTACTCCCCGGTCCTCAGACATATGCTCCAAGTAGCTTAGCCATGTGAGTATGGTCCTCTTGACTTCTGTCACCAGGTTTACACATGCGCCTTGCACcagttttacattttttgaggttaactcTAATTGGGTCATCTTTTAATATGGATACAAAAATGAACGATGAATTTCTTTCGCAGAAACACTATTtcagattatttgaaattcaaatactaCAAATGATAACTCAACCTAGTGGGAATATGTCATGCGAGGCACGAATTTCAAAATCTTGGGAGCTTCCAACTTTTGTGGACCGTATCAGCACGGTTTTGAGTCATGAAATGTTCTTATGGTTAGTTGATTGCATAATTGAAGATGGTAGCCATGATGAAATATTGAGAGCATTTTCGTTGAGCACCAATCGTAACGAATTGTGGTTATAATGTCTGTACTGTAATGTATCTTCGGGCTAACCAATGATTTTTGACcatattctttatattaaaactactttggaataaactatttattaaacaataaaatgacTAGTTaaaattggtttcaataatccAACGACCATACTCGACGAATGCCATACCTCGTATCAGTTTCCAGACCGCTTTTAGGCACTAAAATCCTATTGTACAAAaggttataaataattatatatatggTCGTTAGAGTcatatcgatataaaataaaagtaatttgatacgttaatggaacttcaagtgtctaaagAACACTTGGAGAAGTCAATTAACTATGATATGGGTCCCCATTAAGATAGTGTACCATAAAtcttaataaatacaataatttttaagttaTGTAGTTTAACAGATCCtaatggttcccatcaggagGCGAAAGACACAAGAAGTTGTATCTCTGTCtgcaatgtttttaaaattaaataggaaattattatgtcaaaacaagtattgttaaaaaattttgattttctctgtagtctaaaatatttatttagtatcaATCAACACGGTAATAATACTACAAATGAGTGAAACTTCATAATAAAGCTTTGATTGATTATCCTAAGTAGTCATATCGATTCGAAATAATTAATGTCATTATTCGTGACAGTTCAATATGTCTCACTATGTACTCCGGCATCTGTTTGACTTTGATGACTCGTACTGGAACTTTAACTTTGAGTCTTGTGCACAGGAAGCtcctttagtttttttttgtaattaaccGTTTAGAATCCTTTAAAAACTATATAGAGTTCGGGGtttctttattcattttctgTAACTTTCCATTTGGGCTATTCATTCACTAATTATactttagaatttttatttacttttggTTACTCCCTCTATATTTTTTCTCCCgccttttatatatttttcaacgttcTGTCATGATGTATGTTATTAGTAATACACGTAAtcgtaatttttctttttttatataattataaggtCACTGAATTGACAATGTAAGATTCAACATTAATATAATTGATTCCTTCATCTCTATAATTAATTCTATGTAAATATATAACcttaatttatcattattataagGTTCctcaaactattaatttttctgaaacagAGTTTTAATTATGTAAAGAATTGTTCAGTTCTAGTATTTCATTACCTAAAGGGTAAAGCATGCGTAGATATCAAGATTTATCACTTATTAGCAATAATTACCTACCTGTAGTTCAAATGCAGGAACTCTCCATTTCTGAAAAAGTTCTGCATCTTCAGCTGTTAAAAATGGTGTCACAGCTGACTGATAACTAGCTGGAATGACATTTCCtaatgaaacatttttgaatCCTTCACTTTGTCGAATTTCATCATCTGAAATTTGGATCCACTTAAGAGACTTGTGAGGATttacaagaaacaataaacCAAAGAATAAGTAATATAATGTCTCTACAATTCggtttataaatatataaaaaaaatattaaacagttGAAAACAAAAGTTAGTGTGATCGTGATAGTTTCAGTTGATACAACTCCATTGAActgtttcgaaaaataattggaggaaatatttgaatttgaagtaCGTCGTCAAAAGCAGAAACGAAACTATTGTTCGTCATGTACGTTGAGTAGTGCTCATGACCAAGAGATGGCGCTAAAACGAGAGCTCGAGTTGGCTGTGGTTCATCTAGGGACTACCCCTCCTATATCTAAGAGTGAGAGATGCAATCCTCACTTTtatatattacaagaattttttaCAGCTGCAGATTCAATGATAAATTGTAGTCAGGATTCGAACAATTCTTGTAGTCAAGCGTTGTGCTAAAGAGCTGCTGTGCGTTGTGGATGGAAGTTTGGAATGGATAGACGAAAGAAAAGTACATGGATTTtagaaaagttttgttttcactttgaatttaatttaatttaaataaaccaACTATAGTATACCTAAACGGTTTATTATGTTTCcgaataagataaaaaattagtttaaaatatttgtagcgTCAATCTCACGTAAGGGGAAAGGAGGATCCAGGCAAATCTCACCTAAGGGGGAGAAGAGTGTAAACTGATCGAAACATGGTTCACGTAGTCACTAGATGCCCCCTAACAGgcttttaatttttgaaatattcctttAAATCCCGGTTTTGTGATAAATATACAAGTAAAACATAATTTATGTTACTTAAGATCTCATAATGTAAAACTTTTTTAGATCTTATATGTTCAACTTACAATTAGGTATGTTGATACCAGCAGGGATACCACTGCCAGCAAAGGTGAGAACGTCCAGAGATGTGAAATCAggttttaaaaatttgtctttttcAAAACCTTTATTCCAAGGAAGTAAAGTTAAAAATTTCTCCGCATTCGATACTAATGTGGAAAATTTGGCAGACATCGCCCTATTTACAACAGCAACAAATCCCTCGAATTCTCCTCGAACTCCTGCAGGATCCCTGTAATAGAAACAAGTTTCAAACATAACATAAACAATGTCAAAGAAAGGgacaaagaagaaataaataaagtattcCAAACAGGAATGTTTATGTCATTAGCATCGCATCAACTTTTTTCCAAGttctatttagttttttccGAAATAGGGGATGATTTGTAGGGgtcgaaaattataaattaaaattaaagtcaaaagagataaaaatggacatcatctaaaataaataaatcatcaaaaagaATAGATACGTCTAATAATTGTCAATTTAATATAAGTAATCTACCACAAagtaattaattgatatttttttaattttatattaaccgGGGATGCATTATAAGGGATGGAATACATCAAGCAcggttgaaaaattataaatactatattaaagcattaaacaacttttattcaaaCCTTAAAAGTGTTTTTCTACTCATTATATGCttatacttataattttattgattttttgcacTAAGAGGTAGTTTTCACCCCTAAGAGTAATAATCACATATCGGCATAGGGTAGATTTTTATACAAATCGATGAAGGTTCATGAAAATTGGAGATAAAACCTCATTTTTACCTTGATTGCCtgaactattttatttcaaactctAGTTACAGaatgtagataggtagaggacgtTTTAGTCacgaaaatgtaattttattaaattcttcttGAGTCGGTTCATAGtggtatataatgaaaatatacataatacaatacacattaattaaatttacatGAATTCAATACAAGTATTTACCTGTAAGTTTCTATAAAACCTATATAACTTTCCACCGCAGGTCCCTTATCTTTAATCCAATACCTAGATCCCAACTTATGATCATCTAACGAACCAGTTTTGAAAGAGGAAATGTACGCTTTGAGCATATTAACTTCATTTTCATTTGCTGCATATTCAATAGCTTGTTGTAAGTCTTTAGCTACTTGACCTATTAATGGGGAATAATCCCCACAAGTTATTTGATATGTTGTATCACCTTCTGTATGAGTCTTTAGAAGTTTCTTCTCTTCCGAAGCCAGTCTTATTTCGTATGTAgtctaaaaataattagttacaTGATTCgttcatattatataaatacatagTTGAATGTAGAAATAGATTTtctagtgaaaatttaaaataaaatttccgtTTTTCTCTCGGTTTGTTTTCACATATTCCCGGTTGAAATTTCGTACACTTGaacatttattttagaaatacaagtataataaaacaacagagttattttttaatttaacaactACTGTAAGCTGTTTTTGAGAATTACACcagggtcgataatttttgaaacgaaaaaaaaaaaaaaataatagtaagaTGAAACCTATTGAAAAATGATGAgaatataatcaaaatgaaaggaaaaatgatgagaatataatcaaaatgaaaggaaaaataatttacgagcGATTTGAGATCAGGAAAGGAAAGGGGGTAAGCGTTTAAGGGTTAAAAACGGCTTATCTCGAGTTTATAGAGTGTTTTGATGCCGCGCAATCAGTCCTCACCAGCAATTTGTTCTACATCCCATGTTAACtggttatttctatttatattattatattatatatgctAATTGTCTTACGCATTTCTTAGTTGAGCCAATTGATTCAAACTTTATTCAAACATGTATTGAGATCATTTCGAAAGACTCTAAATTCtaataaactttgtttattttatataaacgcACTCAATTTTACCTGAAATTACCTTATTATCAGCAGATACAGTTTTAAATAGTCTTGTATTGtaacattcaattttttcagattTGAGCCAGTTTTGTACCTTCTCATTGTCTTTGGGGGTACAGTTATGAGATAAATAAGTGGTAATTCCACTAGGGCCGTATCCAAGACAACTTTTACCATTTTCAAGATCATACAATGAGTCTTTGAACTGTTTCCATAAAGGTTCAAGTTCGGACCAAATTGGACTAAGTTTTAATAGGGCTTCTAAAcgctgtttttcaatatttggaataaatttggTGTCTCCAAAACcctaaaaccaaaataaaaaatttaaacataatGCTTACTCTTTACTATCACtacatactgtttacactatcagTAAACAGTATCCGTTATTTCCAAAATTGGATTTTGTTCTGTAAACACTCCTCAAATTTTTAGGTTGTgacctaaaaaaatatcagaccCAAACTAGCTCTTAATATTCACATTAACCCCTACCTAgatcaaaatacattttctatttaaataacattgaatttttgtaatttttgaagttaatttttttacactGAAACAAATGTAGCTGGATATACTTGAACAGCTATTTATTGTAGATTTTGTGCTCTATAAAAAAGATGTAAGGGCTTTTTTCGATAGAATTAACTGTTTAAAagttattcaataataaaattgtattaaaatacaaaaaaatgtataaaacaaTCCCAAGCGTTAAATgctatttttgatgaaattaggaaagaaaaaaactgTACCCAGAATTTGGTTTTATCACTTACTACTCGTTGGGGTTCGCACTTGTTTTGCTTATAATCGATGTCTGTTTGTAAAGAAAGTCTGCCTTGAATGAAGAGGTTAGTACTGGGTCACGATAAAAAACAAACTCTCTTGAATGACCACAGCTCTTTTCGAACCAATAGTCAACTGGAATTCAAAGTTAAAAAGCAACAAAGACACAATACATCTGTGTTTCACAGCATTCAGTGAAATTTAAGAAAGGTTAGTGAAAAGCTTACTGTTCTCAATGTTACAGAAAAGTGAGGAGGAAAAATTTATGGATACACTTAAGTCTATCCTTAAAACAGCTCTTTTAGAGTCAAAGGCGCAAGGTTGCTACCTAAGTACTGAAGAACAACTTGATGCCATTGAATACACAGTTAGCTTCACAAGAATCTCACATTTCTTTGATGATACTATTTCTCCAATAATGAACAGTTGCTTATTGCAATTGAGACACACGAAGGGGTGTGGGCAAAAGATTCCATTTGGACTGTTTCATAGAATGTAACACCTGTCTTTTGGTGGAAGGGGATTATTGGTGTGATCAGTTATCAAAAGTGGCAGTGAAAATTCTTCCTGTATCGGGTACTTCAGCTTCTACTGAGCGaactttttctacattttctgcAGTTTATACCAAGAAAAGAAACAAGCTAACAACTCAGCGTGCAATAAAATCTAGTACAACAAACATAGGTCCATggtttaatgttttattttaatttaggataacaatttatttgttgatCTCTTCAGTGAAAAAAGGGAGTAAACAGCatgttcaatattattaaatgaagttttatttccatcaattttcaattcagaattatttttatgagcTTTTTAAGAATTTGGTCTATACTTATGCATGTATTATATATAAGTTGCTCTCCAATTTATTAAGCACTTTGAGCACAAAACCCATGGACTCGAAGCTCATAAACTTGGCACACAAAAATCAATTAGAACAAACCCAGTAGGTTTCATGTCAAAACATTTCacatattatttgtttatttgttgcCATGTCAGAAATACAAGATACTTGAttaactaaatataaaatacaaatactaTGGCAGCAGTTGAGATTATACTTTTTACTATAAATACCTTCTTAGGCCGTTTTTATAGTCTTCTTAATAAGTAATAATGAACATTCCAAATTTGTTTCTGAATccataatataagaaaattttgtctTAAGCAAACACAAattagaatttaaataaatcgaaatgACTTTGAACATCGTTTCTACAGTGTGTGTTTAAAGCACAATTTTGAAGCTAATGAAGCCCAAAAATTTATCAGGTGTTCGAGGAAAATTTAATTGTGCTCAACACACAGTTCTTCAAAATGACAGTTTGCTAGTGGGTTTGAAGCATTGTGCACCCATGTGCTCAAATTGTGTGAATGGAATTCAAGGATTCAATCCTTGTATTGTGTTCAATTCGTATGGTTTAATAATCACAAGAATGCTTTACACAAATATTTGCTTtgtaattttccagaaaataattaacataaaaattatctataaataaaCTATTTGTGAATCGTTGATAAAAGAATGTAACTAAAAACATGTTTATAATACTTGAAAATAATGGTTGATGACTTGGGGTTTTGTGGTACTATGTTTATACAATGTtatcttattaaaattattcatatcatttGATCTTTTTGCTTTATGGGTAGTGAGCATTGTCATTGGATTCCTAGAAATATTTAGtactttttattcaattattaaattgatatcTTTCCTAATTAGGATCTTGTTTGCTTTTGTTGAACTGTAGTggatatgtaaataaaaactaccaaatcattcaaatagttcttacaaacaaatataaaataataatgacatAACTTACTATCTGAATCAGAATTTTCTTTGACAAAGTGGCgattaaataaatttggttaaaaTGTTCAAGTATGggaatactaataaaaaaattatttctatcaatGTATGGACATTTCAAACGAAAAATTGATTTACTCAACTAACTTAGTTATTACAAATAgttatacattatttattaaattaaattgatttttacttatttatggGAGatctttataaatgaaatagttTCTTACCTTGTAATTTCCAGCGTTGGTAAATACACCACATGCATAAACGAAAAGTGCTGTTATTTCATCCTCAGAGAATCCCGAGTTTAGGGCTATACTTTTGAATTCAGTCGGTGGTTGAGCAGATaggaatttatgtaaaaaaacaaaaattggacCTGATTCTGGACTAGTTTGTAAAAGTGTTATTAAGCCACCGTGCCACGAAGCTTTACTGATATAATGTGCatacagtttttctttttcagttaGGCCTTCGAATGCGGATTTCACTTCTAAAGACACTACAGGTTGGTCATTCGGGAGAATATATTGCGAATTATTCTTGTTActcatttctaaataaattttataaacgtATTATGCTAAAACCGAACAACTTAAGATAGTTTCTAACTTTGTTCTATAATATGAGATGTTAGATGGACGATCCTGTCACAGGATGACAGAACACTATAATGTCGTCTGTCAGACGTATTGGGTCTTGATTGGTTAACTATACTAAATCTATCATGTTTTTCGCCCTTATTGCTCATGTATATAAAGcgaaaattgaaaaaggaaCAGTGAATATATAGAATGTAAGTTATACAGTACGAAACCATTAAATCTTATACAGGCTGTACTCGCGGTAGACAAAAATACTAGTATATGtacacatattttaaaaaatagaaattcaaggatgatattatttacaattactGTAAAATTATCGATTTATACTTTTCTATTCTTAAGCCATTACAACCATGAcgaattaatgaaaaactagTACATTTCAGGCCTTTTAAACTAACCAGGGCAAATGTCAAAAACCCGTTCTGTATTGGTAAAACTAGTAAAAATGGTCACCTTAATGGAAAGTCATATTACGAATGATGAAATTAAGCTCACCACACGTTTTGGCAAATATTACGTTGAACAATATCGCTCTTTTTATAACTAGTTGCgtaaataactaaaaacaaagtagttttatttatatttatattgatttaacAGTTTCACAAAGAGTAAGGTTACTACAATTAGGCAACAAATAAAACTCTACACTTTTTGTCTTTTAATTCAAAACGTTTTTGTTGGAACAAGATGTAAGCCAAACTTTGAATCAACTTGCTATATATGAATAACATAAATTGTCTTTAGTtgatttttatagaaacttgGATCATATCTTGTCTCTCACTATAATTCCTACCTtacatatttacaatttaaatataatatttgaaacgatggttttgtttaatatattt comes from Diorhabda carinulata isolate Delta chromosome 8, icDioCari1.1, whole genome shotgun sequence and encodes:
- the LOC130897541 gene encoding dipeptidyl peptidase 3, with protein sequence MSNKNNSQYILPNDQPVVSLEVKSAFEGLTEKEKLYAHYISKASWHGGLITLLQTSPESGPIFVFLHKFLSAQPPTEFKSIALNSGFSEDEITALFVYACGVFTNAGNYKGFGDTKFIPNIEKQRLEALLKLSPIWSELEPLWKQFKDSLYDLENGKSCLGYGPSGITTYLSHNCTPKDNEKVQNWLKSEKIECYNTRLFKTVSADNKTTYEIRLASEEKKLLKTHTEGDTTYQITCGDYSPLIGQVAKDLQQAIEYAANENEVNMLKAYISSFKTGSLDDHKLGSRYWIKDKGPAVESYIGFIETYRDPAGVRGEFEGFVAVVNRAMSAKFSTLVSNAEKFLTLLPWNKGFEKDKFLKPDFTSLDVLTFAGSGIPAGINIPNYDEIRQSEGFKNVSLGNVIPASYQSAVTPFLTAEDAELFQKWRVPAFELQVGLHELLGHGSGKLLRKELDGTFNFPSTLLDPLTGKPPSSFYEPGDTYDTKFGPLSSSYEECRAEAVGLYLSLEPNVLKIFGHEGEQADIVTYVNWLSLVWAGAGKGLELWEPGRGWLQAHAQARFVLARVLIQAGVASVTQPTETDLLVTLDRSAIKGAGRIAIGQFLLQLQVYKATGDLEKAQALYNHYAEVKEPWLSWRSIVLANKQARKMFVQVNTSVEENAVKLKYYDASLEGLVQSWVERFSEPQSFYKALLDLSKADANHF